GGGACTTCATTAGACGCGACaaagatttttgaaattaattgtttaaaaataaaacgtctCTTCAAATAAGTAAAATACCTAGGTAGAACTCATTTTGAAGATGCAGAACAAGACTGAAACTCTGAGCAAAATGGCAAAAGTTGCGTTTTTCATAAGCACGGCACATAAGTAGTTCACGATACATAGCATAATATATAGCATAATTTTTAGCATCTGTTTTTGCTTTTCGTCACCGTCAAGATTGGCCATTGTTTCACAGGTTCTCTAACGTAATAACCTTGATTATAATAACGGCAATGGAGAATATTCTATTTCAAGAATCGTCCGCTAGCACGACCTTAAATTAACGTGCTTTTGCTAGgacattattttaaagttgaaGTCACTGTGAGATAAACAATAATTTCCTGATAGTACTTCTCtatcacaatttatttttatacaatatattaataacaagGCGGGATTCACATTCCATCAATGTTTGGGAAGCTCCTGCGAATATccgcaaataaacaaactttttgtGGTACCTGCGGCGGTACACCGATACCTCGCACACTGTCTGCTGTCCTGGAAGCTAAACCTTAACAAAAGTGTGTGGGCGTgtggctgtgtgtgtgtgtgtgtgtgttctgtCACATAATagcgtatttaatttttttaggctTTATACGTTCATATTATTGGTATTATATTATGtcggggtttttaaatttttaatttcattttagatttttacaACTAATCTAATTCTTTTaatgtgtttctgtttttaatatgGATTTATTCTTAATAGCAAATAGATTTActcctatttaaattttgttccaATTAGACGAATCTACTTAGAAGTGATTGCGCGGCGTGAGACGGCGTGGGTGGAGGTGACCGCCCAAACAATACTTGCATTGCATATATTGCGTGTACTCGTTTGTCATTtgtattgttttacttttaactGCTTGCAAAATTAGCCGCCGTTGTAGACCTTGCACAGTTATGTACGCTGATAGttgcaataatattaatagactgcttcaagttggaggtcccgggttcagtTCCCGAcatgggcaatttgggaatttataatctctgaattttctctgatctgctctggtgggaggcttcggccaaggctagttaccatcctaccgacattGACTTGCAGGttaccgattaggtgtatgtgtttaatataactgctatattcTCTAACAGGTGAGCCCTCTATCACcttagacagcatcattacttaccaccaggtctTATTGCAGTCAGAGGCTAACTAGTAGGAAAAAACAAAAGGATATTGATGGGTCTGTGACGTATGGTAACGGCATATAAGAACACAGTTATCACCACCtttcctctttccgcgggtaaCGTACGTGGCGGCTAAGGGAATATTACGAGCAGCaacgtcctctatgctactactacattTAGTAACCCGTCTTCCTAGTGTGATGATTACGAACTATCCCATCCGTTGAGAAAGGACTTAAGTGCAGAAGTGAACTGTTATATGCTATGGATTGTTGAGTCTATACGTTTGTCCATTTTAGTTACGCCAAAGCTGTTACCTTTTGAGCCTTCAGTTGTCTGGAAAAGAGGGCTATTCTTTCCGAAAGCTAACTCATTTTCAGAACTattataagaaaattatttagtGTAAAATTTAGCGTATTTTATACTATGACCCAAAATAGACAGCCTTGAAATGCagttaatatacttaatatagtCAAAAAGTAGCtatatgaaaaaattataacaatcgAATAAAAGACTCTTTAAAAGTTTCATCTTttatctaaatttataaaacaattctaCAAACTATGTATCAAAACTATATACATTAGcgtcgtttaaaaatattaataccatCGAGCGTTTTTattccttaaaaatattaatttactgcgaataaatatgaataattacCTAGTGCCTACTCGgtgttgattttgttttcgtgGAGCCATCCTCTCCGAGTATTTGAACGTTCCTCACCTGTTTACGCGTCGGTGCTGCAGTGGTGAGTTCGGTAGCTGGTGCTGGAGTGGGCGCATAGTCAGGATTGATTGCAAGCAGAAGCATCTTCAGGAGTAAAGCTTCCCTGACCTCGACGGGAAGGTACTCGGGTATTTCGTCAATGTGGTTAGAAGCGGAACTTTGGGAATCGTACGGGCGGGTGTATCGTCGCCGAGGCACGTACCTCTGGCTCTCATACTGATCGTCGTATTGCACTTGGTTTGAATACACGTCTTGTCTATACCGCGGTTCGTATCTGTAATCGTAACGGTTATCGTCTTGATAATGCCGGGGCTGGTACGTCTCGCGGCGGTACGACACAGGCTGATACGGCGGCCCGGGCATTAACTGATCCATTAAATTTTGCAAACGGTTTTGTCTTAGTATCAAAATGTGAAGCAAGCGTTTAAAATCTCTTGTACTTACAGGTGCCGAGATAGATTGCATTTCGTCGATCGGTTCGTATCTCTGGTACTGAGGCTGACTTCGATAAGGGTTGACGAATCTCGCTTCGTAGCCTTGAATAGGAACACCCCTCTCGTCCACTGGTATTTGAACTACTCTTGTAACTGGTCTTAATTCGTATGGAACTGACGACGCCTCAGATGCCTTTTGTTGAGGGTGTTCCTTTCCATACTGAGGTTCCAATACTTTGTCCTGGTATTCAAAGTGGAGAAAGGGCCGCTGGTTACCTATAGGTATCGGTGCTCCAGGGTTGTCCCTCAAGTATTCTTGGGTCCGGAACTGGATTGTTGAAGGTCGTTGATATAAAGGCTGCTCATAATCTCGTTCATCCACGGGTCTATGAGCTGGTATGTGAATCACTGGCACTGGATTTGACGTCACTACGTTTTCGTGATCGAAAACACGACCTGTACTCGCTTCTATAGTTGTTTCCTGATCTTCTAAATTTGTGTCTTGATATTTCTGTTGTATTTTCTGTCTCGATGCTAGCAAAGAATGTAACGGTATCAGTCTGGGTCgggttgttgttgttgttgtaaaAAGAGGACGCAAAGTTCCGTGTGACAGATGGCTCCCGTACACGTCAGTTGAATCATCACCCATCGACTGCTGCAAATTCACCATGTGATGGTTAGAACTCGTTCCAGCAAGTTCACGTCTGATACCATTAGACTTATTAGAATCATGTTCTTTGTCATTGTGATGTTCATACACAGATTTTAACGTTAAAGGTGCTGCAGTTGTCGtctgttttgtaattaaatcgTCTTTCACAGTCACAGACACGGGCTTTGTTAATTGCACCCGagttttcataatatcttcTTTTCGATAAAGGTTCTGAGAACTGGCCGTAGTTTCTTCGAGCTTATCCTTTTCGGTAGATGATTCGGTGGTTGACCGCATCAAGCTCGGTCTACGTCGCGGTATCGCTTGGATCACCGTACCTCTAGTAGTTGCACTGCCTCTTGGATACACTACAGTTGCAAGAGGCCTTCTAGTCGTCGACGAGACTGTTTTATTCACCCTCACAACCATTGTTGGTGTAGTCGGCGTGGTGTTGGTCGTCACTGGAACAGGTGTGCTGTCACCCGAGGAAGTATACGTGACGCGTTTAATTTCCCCACCTTCATCAAGATATCCAAAAGTTCCTTTCACGTTTCCTAAGACGTCACGGCTCTCTATTTTGAATGTCCCGTCGTTGGCTTCGTAGCCGATGGTGTACGATCCATCTTCGTTGAGGCGGCGGATTTGTTTCACTATTTCGGTTTTGGTTGGGTCGCCGGTTTCACTGGCCTTGAGGATTTCTTTGGTTGAATTGGTTGAGTCGGTCGGGGGTTCGGTTGACGTGACATTCTCAGTGGTGTTGGTGATATCTGCGCACGTCAGAGTGATGCAAGCGAGGAGTACGAGGAGGTTCATCTCGGTAGGACGCCGGCAGCCGCATGACGGAGCTAAGGTTCGGGCCTCACTCACCACTCCTCTATATAAAATATCGCCCCACTTGCGTCCCAGCGTGTGAACGCCTTACGCAAACAACGCTATTGTTGTCACTTCATTATCTGAAACGGAAAATCTTTTTTCTATGCATATACTTGCGTTGCACGATCCCAATTGTTTAAGGGCCCACCGAAGTGTATTTATGCTATCTTTGTTGCCTACTCTATGTTGGAAACTATTAAAAGCGCCAGACGGCTTTGATATTAAGTTATTCATTTATCTGTAAAGGGTTAGTAAATTATACTAAACCAATATACCGGACTGCTCAATCGCTTGGCGGTATTTTCTCCACTCTCGTCACTAGGGTGGTGAAACCTCGGACCACTCGCTAGCGTAAGTTCAATACTTTATAA
The genomic region above belongs to Pararge aegeria chromosome 11, ilParAegt1.1, whole genome shotgun sequence and contains:
- the LOC120627728 gene encoding uncharacterized protein LOC120627728; its protein translation is MNLLVLLACITLTCADITNTTENVTSTEPPTDSTNSTKEILKASETGDPTKTEIVKQIRRLNEDGSYTIGYEANDGTFKIESRDVLGNVKGTFGYLDEGGEIKRVTYTSSGDSTPVPVTTNTTPTTPTMVVRVNKTVSSTTRRPLATVVYPRGSATTRGTVIQAIPRRRPSLMRSTTESSTEKDKLEETTASSQNLYRKEDIMKTRVQLTKPVSVTVKDDLITKQTTTAAPLTLKSVYEHHNDKEHDSNKSNGIRRELAGTSSNHHMVNLQQSMGDDSTDVYGSHLSHGTLRPLFTTTTTTRPRLIPLHSLLASRQKIQQKYQDTNLEDQETTIEASTGRVFDHENVVTSNPVPVIHIPAHRPVDERDYEQPLYQRPSTIQFRTQEYLRDNPGAPIPIGNQRPFLHFEYQDKVLEPQYGKEHPQQKASEASSVPYELRPVTRVVQIPVDERGVPIQGYEARFVNPYRSQPQYQRYEPIDEMQSISAPVSTRDFKRLLHILILRQNRLQNLMDQLMPGPPYQPVSYRRETYQPRHYQDDNRYDYRYEPRYRQDVYSNQVQYDDQYESQRYVPRRRYTRPYDSQSSASNHIDEIPEYLPVEVREALLLKMLLLAINPDYAPTPAPATELTTAAPTRKQVRNVQILGEDGSTKTKSTPSRH